A single region of the Sorghum bicolor cultivar BTx623 chromosome 7, Sorghum_bicolor_NCBIv3, whole genome shotgun sequence genome encodes:
- the LOC8077867 gene encoding omega-hydroxypalmitate O-feruloyl transferase, producing the protein MASRLHVSTLWITASRSLAAPAWLLTWQRPRRRRSWRRARRHRSRRRALSNLDQNIAVIVQTVYCFRAADDGGAGRSSACDVLRESLAKVLVHYYPLAGRLAISDDGKLVVDCTGDGAVFVEAEADCAMADIGDVTDPDPSVLGRLVYSVPGAKNILEMPLLAAQVTKFKCGGFVLGLAINHCMFDGVGAMQFVNSWGETARGLPLSLPPALDRAVLRARDPPQVDFPHHEFTQITDDDADDGEDEEDSESPLLHRSFRFTPASIARLKAAVGVLEEGRRACTTFEALAGFVWSARTRALGMRPSRRSKLLFAVDGRPRFSPPLPAGYFGNAIVLTSAACPAGELASSLPRAVRLVRGAAAAVTDVYMRSAVDYFEATRAGPSLASTLLITACRTG; encoded by the exons atggcgtcgaggttacACGTCTCGACGCTATGGATCACGGCGTCGAGGTCCCTGGCTGCGCCAGCGTGGCTTCTGACGTGGCAGAGACCTCGACGCCGTAGATCATGGCGTCGAGCTCGACGCCATagatcacggcgtcgagctcTCTCCAACCTGGACCAGAACATTGCCGTCATCGTGCAGACCGTGTACTGCTTCAGGGCGGCTGACGACGGCGGCGCCGGCAGAAGCAGCGCCTGCGACGTGCTGAGGGAGTCGCTGGCGAAGGTGCTCGTCCACTACTACCCGCTCGCTGGGCGGCTGGCGATCTCAGACGATGGGAAGCTGGTCGTGGACTGCACGGGCGACGGCGCCGTGTTCGTGGAGGCCGAGGCGGACTGCGCCATGGCGGACATCGGTGACGTCACCGACCCCGACCCCTCCGTCCTCGGCAGGCTCGTGTACAGCGTCCCCGGCGCCAAGAACATACTCGAGATGCCGCTGCTTGCAGCCCAG GTGACCAAGTTCAAGTGTGGCGGCTTCGTGCTGGGGCTGGCCATCAACCACTGCATGTTCGACGGCGTCGGCGCCATGCAGTTCGTCAACTCGTGGGGCGAGACGGCGCGCGGCCTCCCGCTGTCGCTCCCGCCGGCCCTCGACCGCGCCGTCCTCCGTGCGCGCGACCCGCCGCAGGTCGACTTCCCGCACCACGAGTTCACGcagatcaccgacgacgacgccgacgacggggaggacgaggaggacTCGGAGTCCCCGCTCCTGCACCGCTCGTTCCGGTTCACGCCGGCGTCCATCGCGCGCCTCAAGGCGGCGGTGGGGGTGCTGGAGGAGGGCCGCCGCGCGTGCACCACGTTCGAGGCGCTGGCCGGGTTCGTGTGgagcgcgcgcacgcgggcgctGGGGATGCGCCCGTCGCGCCGGAGCAAGCTGCTGTTCGCGGTGGACGGGCGGCCGAGGTTCTCGCCGCCGCTCCCCGCGGGGTACTTCGGCAACGCCATCGTGCTGACCAGCGCGGCGTGCCCCGCGGGGGAGCTGGCGTCGTCGCTGCCGCGCGCCGTGCGGCTGGTTcgcggcgccgcggcggccgtGACGGACGTCTACATGCGGTCCGCGGTGGACTACTTCGAGGCGACGCGCGCGGGGCCGTCGCTGGCGTCGACACTGCTCATCACGGCATGTAGAACTGGATGA
- the LOC8077868 gene encoding LOW QUALITY PROTEIN: receptor-like protein kinase (The sequence of the model RefSeq protein was modified relative to this genomic sequence to represent the inferred CDS: inserted 2 bases in 1 codon), protein MKLVFWHWFWLSFMLLLWSSQGLSSDGLALLALSKSLILPSSLRSNWTASDATPCAWNGVGCNGRNRVIYLDLSSSGISGSIGPEIGHLKYLQNLSLSANNISGSIPPELGNLKKLSLLSLYQNSLSGTIPYELFRNQLLEKVYLNSNQLTGLIPFSVGEMINLKSLWLNENMLSGVLPRSIGNCTKLEELYLHDNQLSGSLPEALSEIKGLRILDATNNRFTGKILFSFENCKLEIFNLSFNNIKGEIPAWLGNCMSLQQLVFVSNKKKSLSGTIPTSLGLLRNLTHLFLSQNSLSGPIPPEIGNCRLLQSLELEDNLLDGTVPEEIANLLNLSRLVLFENHLTGDFPENIWSIRTLESVLIYSNKFTGKLPSVLAELKSLKNIKLFDNFFSGVIPQELGVNSPLVQIDFTDNRFVGGIPPNICSGKALTILDLGFNHLNGSIPSNVVDCPSLERIVVKNNNLDGSIPQFINCANLRSMDLSHNSLSGNIPSNFSRCANITDINWLENKLFGAIPPQIGNLVNLEILDLSHNILHGSIPVQISSCSKLYSLDLSFNSLNGSALGTVSNLQFLKELRLQENRFSGGLPDSLSQLQMLTELQLGGNILGGSIPSSLGQLVNLSRTFNLSSNGLVGDIPSQLGNVVDLRSLDLSFNNXGGLATLRSLGFFQALTVSYNQFSGPVPDNLLKFLSSTPSSFNGNPGLCISCNTSYFSCMGANVLKPCVGSKKRGVHGRFKIVLIALGSLFVGAVLVLILCCILLKSRDRKNSEEAVSSMFQHSSFKLNEVIEATENFDDKYIIGTGAHGTVYKATLRSGDVYAIKKLVISAHKGSYKSMVRELKSLGNIKHRNLIKLKEFWFRSDNGFILYDFMEKGSLHDVLHVIQPALALNWCVRYDIALGTAHGLAYLHDDCRPAIIHRDIKPRNILLDKDMVPHISDFGIAKLMDQPSAASQTTGIVGTIGYMAPELAFSTKSSMESDVYSYGVVLLELLTRRTAVDPSFPDNTDIVGWVLSALNGTDKIEAVYDPALMEEVFGTVEMEEVRKVLSVALRCAAREASQRPSMAAVVKELTDARPAAASGGGRSLSKSNQGRPGSQSYSSAY, encoded by the exons atgaaGCTAGTTTTCTGGCATTGGTTTTGGCTATCCTTCATGTTATTACTTTGGTCATCACAGGGTTTGAGTTCAGATGGCCTAGCTCTTCTTGCTCTGTCCAAAAGCCTCATACTGCCAAGTTCCCTAAGGTCCAACTGGACTGCTTCTGATGCAACTCCTTGTGCATGGAACGGTGTTGGCTGCAATGGAAGAAATAGAGTGATTTATCTCGACCTATCATCCTCAGGGATTTCAGGTTCAATCGGACCTGAAATAGGGCATCTGAAATACCTGCAGAATCTCAGTTTAAGTGCTAACAACATATCTGGTTCGATCCCTCCAGAATTGGGCAACCTCAAGAAATTGTCATTACTATCACTGTACCAAAACTCTTTGAGTGGAACAATACCATACGAGTTGTTCAGGAACCAGTTACTGGAGAAAGTGTATCTCAATTCCAATCAGCTCACTGGTCTGATACCCTTCTCGGTTGGTGAAATGATAAACCTTAAGTCATTATGGTTGAATGAAAATATGTTATCTGGAGTTTTGCCCCGTTCAATCGGTAACTGCACCAAGTTGGAGGAGCTCTATCTCCATGATAATCAACTCAGTGGCAGTCTTCCAGAAGCCTTGAGTGAGATTAAAGGCCTCAGGATTTTGGATGCCACTAACAATCGCTTCACAGGCAAGATCTTGTTCAGTTTTGAGAACTGCAAACTAGAAATATTCAATTTGTCATTCAATAATATAAAGGGCGAAATTCCAGCTTGGCTAGGGAATTGCATGAGCTTGCAGCAACTTGTATTTGTCAGTAATA aaaaaaaaagtttgtcTGGTACAATTCCAACTTCTCTAGGCTTATTGAGAAACCTCACACATCTTTTTCTTTCTCAGAATTCCCTGTCTGGGCCAATCCCACCTGAGATCGGTAACTGTCGGTTGCTGCAGTCGCTAGAGTTAGAAGATAACCTGCTGGATGGCACTGTTCCTGAAGAGATCGCAAATTTACTGAACCTGTCAAGGCTAGTTCTGTTTGAGAATCATCTAACGGGAGACTTCCCTGAGAATATTTGGAGTATCCGAACCCTCGAGAGTGTCCTTATTTATAGCAACAAATTCACAGGGAAGCTTCCTTCAGTGTTAGCTGAGCTGAAGTCCCTAAAGAACATCAAACTGTTTGATaatttcttttctggagttatACCACAGGAGCTGGGTGTTAATAGCCCCTTGGTCCAGATAGATTTCACAGATAACAGATTTGTTGGTGGTATCCCACCAAACATTTGTTCAGGAAAAGCATTGACAATTTTGGACTTGGGGTTTAATCATCTCAACGGTAGCATCCCATCCAATGTTGTGGACTGCCCAAGTCTGGAGCGAATCGTTGTCAAAAACAATAACCTTGATGGGTCTATTCCGCAATTTATAAACTGTGCAAATCTACGTTCTATGGATCTGAGCCACAATTCCTTGAGTGGTAACATTCCATCAAACTTCAGCAGATGTGCAAACATTACTGATATAAACTGGTTAGAGAACAAGCTTTTTGGGGCAATACCACCTCAAATTGGAAACTTAGTGAATCTGGAAATACTTGACCTCTCACACAACATATTACATGGTTCAATCCCTGTGCAAATTTCCAGTTGCTCCAAGTTGTACTCACTTGATTTGAGTTTTAACTCTTTGAATGGTTCGGCCCTCGGCACAGTAAGCAACCTGCAGTTTCTGAAAGAACTACGATTGCAAGAGAATAGATTCAGCGGAGGCTTGCCTGATTCTCTCTCACAATTGCAAATGCTTACTGAGCTACAGCTTGGTGGAAATATTCTTGGGGGTAGTATCCCTTCATCATTAGGACAACTGGTGAATCTGAGTAGAACCTTCAACCTTAGTAGCAATGGTCTAGTGGGTGATATTCCATCACAGCTGGGTAATGTGGTGGACTTGCGAAGCTTAGATTTGTCATTTAATAA AGGAGGCCTTGCTACATTGAGAAGTCTAGGCTTTTTTCAGGCCTTGACTGTTTCTTACAACCAATTTAGTGGACCAGTCCCAGATAATCTTCTGAAGTTTCTGAGTTCCACACCAAGTTCTTTTAATGGAAACCCAGGCCTCTGTATCTCTTGCAACACTAGTTATTTTTCTTGCATGGGAGCTAATGTTTTGAAACCTTGTGTTGGGTCAAAGAAGAGAGGAGTGCATGGCCGATTCAAAATTGTTCTCATAGCTCTTGGTTCATTATTTGTGGGAGCAGTTCTAGTACTTATACTCTGTTGCATCCTTCTGAAATCTCGAGACCGGAAGAACAGTGAGGAAGCTGTCAGTAGCATGTTTCAACATTCCTCATTTAAATTAAATGAGGTTATAGAGGCTACTGAAAATTTTGATGACAAGTATATCATCGGTACAGGTGCTCACGGAACTGTTTACAAGGCAACACTGAGGTCAGGAGATGTTTATGCTATAAAGAAACTTGTGATTTCTGCACACAAAGGTTCATACAAAAGCATGGTTAGAGAACTGAAGTCACTAGGTAACATTAAGCACAGAAACTTGATAAAGCTGAAAGAATTTTGGTTCAGAAGTGATAATGGATTCATACTGTATGATTTTATGGAAAAAGGTAGCCTTCATGATGTTCTGCATGTAATTCAGCCAGCACTAGCTTTGAATTGGTGTGTGAGGTATGACATAGCTCTCGGTACTGCCCATGGGTTAGCATATCTTCATGATGACTGCCGCCCTGCTATCATTCACCGTGATATCAAGCCAAGAAATATACTGCTGGACAAGGACATGGTGCCACATATTTCAGATTTTGGCATTGCAAAGCTCATGGACCAGCCTTCAGCTGCTTCACAGACCACTGGAATCGTTGGCACCATTGGATATATGGCCCCAG AATTGGCGTTTTCCACAAAGAGCAGTATGGAGTCTGACGTGTACAGCTACGGCGTGGTGCTACTGGAGCTGCTCACCAGGAGGACGGCTGTGGATCCCTCGTTCCCGGACAACACGGACATAGTCGGCTGGGTGTTGTCCGCGCTGAACGGCACCGACAAAATCGAAGCCGTCTACGACCCGGCCCTCATGGAGGAAGTCTTCGGCACGGTGGAGATGGAGGAGGTGCGGAAGGTCCTGTCGGTGGCGCTCCGGTGCGCGGCCAGGGAGGCGAGCCAAAGGCCCTCCATGGCCGCCGTCGTCAAGGAACTGACGGACGCGCGGCCTGCCGCtgccagcggcggcggccggtCGTTGTCCAAGTCGAATCAGGGGAGACCGGGATCGCAATCCTACAGCAGCGCATACTAA
- the LOC8080622 gene encoding receptor-like protein kinase: MLLVQLVKTRAAATARPPFPQDPLLSPPGAPSCRLRDKMKLVWHWVFLFFLLVSTSQGMSSDGLALLALSKSLILPSSIRSNWSTSANPCTWSGVDCNGRNRVISLDLSSSEVSGSIGPDIGRLKYLQVLILSTNNISGSIPLELGNCSMLEQLDLSQNLLSGNIPASMGNLKKLSSLSLYSNSLNGSIPEELFKNQFLEEVYLHDNQLSGSIPFAVGEMTSLKSLWLHVNMLSGVLPSSIGNCTKLEELYLLYNQLSGSLPETLSEIKGLRVFDATSNSFTGEINFSFENCKLEIFILSFNYIKGEIPSWLVNCRSMQQLGFVNNSLSGKIPNSLGLLSNLTHLLLSQNSLSGPIPPEISNCRLLQWLELDANQLEGTVPEGLANLRNLSRLFLFENHLMGEFPESIWSIQTLESVLLYRNRFTGKLPSVLAELKYLENITLFDNFFTGVIPQELGVNSPLVQIDFTNNSFVGGIPPKICSGKALRILDLGFNHLNGSIPSNVVDCPSLERVIVENNNLDGSIPQFKNCANLSYMDLSHNSLSGNIPASFSRCVNITEINWSENKLSGAIPPEIGNLVNLKRLDLSHNVLHGSVPVQISSCSKLYSLDLSFNSLNGSALSTVSNLKYLTQLRLQENRFSGGFPKSLSQLEMLIELQLGGNIIGGSIPSSLGQLVKLGTALNLSSNGLIGDIPPQLGNLVDLQNLDLSFNNLTGGLATLRSLGFLHALNVSYNQFSGPVPDNLLKFLSSTPNSFNGNPGLCVSCSTSDSSCMGANVLKPCGGSKNRGVHGRFKIVLIVLGSLFVGAVLVLVLCCIFLKSRDRKKNTEEAVSSMFEGSSSKLNEIIEATENFDDKYIIGTGGHGTVYKATLRSGDVYAIKKLVISAHKGSYKSMVRELKTLGKIKHRNLIKLKEFWFRRDNGFILYDFMEKGSLHDVLHVIQPAPTLDWCVRYDIALGTAHGLAYLHDDCRPAIIHRDIKPSNILLDKDMVPHISDFGIAKLMDQPSTASQTTGIVGTIGYMAPELAFSTKSSMESDVYSYGVVLLELLTRRTAVDPSFPDSTDIVGWVSSALNGTDKIEAVCDPALMEEVFGTVEMEEVRKVLSVALRCAAREASQRPSMADVVKELTGVRLATGSGGGRSLSKSKQGKPGSQSHSSAY, translated from the exons ATGCTTCTAGTGCAACTAGTGAAAACTAGAGCAGCAGCGACTGCGCGGCCCCCATTTCCCCAGGATCCTCTCCTCTCGCCGCCgggcgcaccgagctgccgtcTCCG GGACAAGATGAAGCTGGTTTGGCATTGGGTTTTTCTATTCTTCCTGTTAGTCTCAACATCACAGGGTATGAGTTCAGATGGCCTAGCTCTTCTTGCTCTGTCCAAAAGCCTCATACTACCAAGTTCCATAAGATCCAACTGGAGCACTTCTGCAAATCCTTGTACATGGAGCGGTGTTGATTGCAATGGAAGGAACAGAGTCATTTCTCTCGACCTATCATCATCAGAGGTTTCAGGATCTATAGGACCAGATATAGGGCGTCTGAAATACCTGCAAGTTCTCATTTTGTCTACTAACAACATATCTGGTTCGATTCCTCTAGAATTAGGCAACTGCAGTATGCTTGAACAATTGGATTTGTCCCAAAACTTGCTTTCTGGCAATATACCAGCATCAATGGGCAACCTCAAGAAATTGTCATCACTGTCACTGTACTCTAACTCTTTGAATGGATCAATACCAGAGGAGTTGTTCAAGAACCAGTTTCTGGAGGAAGTGTACCTACATGACAATCAGCTCAGTGGTTCGATACCCTTCGCGGTTGGTGAAATGACAAGCCTTAAGTCATTGTGGTTGCATGTAAATATGTTGTCTGGAGTTTTGCCCAGTTCAATTGGCAACTGCACCAAGTTGGAGGAGCTGTATCTACTCTATAATCAACTGAGTGGCAGTCTTCCAGAAACCTTGAGTGAGATCAAAGGCCTCAGGGTTTTTGATGCCACTAGCAACAGCTTCACAGGCGAGATCAATTTCAGTTTCGAGAACTGCAAGCTGGAAATATTCATCTTGTCATTCAATTATATAAAGGGAGAAATTCCATCATGGCTGGTGAATTGCAGGAGCATGCAACAGCTTGGATTTGTCAATAATAGTCTGTCTGGCAAGATTCCAAATTCTCTAGGGTTATTGAGCAACCTCACACATCTTTTACTTTCTCAGAATTCCCTGTCTGGGCCAATCCCTCCTGAGATTAGTAACTGTCGGTTGCTGCAGTGGCTAGAGTTGGATGCAAACCAGCTGGAGGGCACTGTTCCTGAAGGGTTGGCAAATTTACGGAACCTCTCAAGGCTCTTTCTGTTTGAGAATCATCTCATGGGAGAGTTTCCTGAGAGTATTTGGAGTATCCAAACCCTCGAGAGTGTGCTTCTTTATAGAAACAGATTCACTGGGAAGCTACCTTCAGTGTTAGCTGAGCTGAAGTACCTGGAGAACATTACACTGTTTGATAATTTCTTCACTGGAGTCATACCACAGGAGCTGGGTGTTAATAGCCCCTTGGTGCAGATAGATTTCACAAATAACAGTTTTGTTGGTGGTATCCCACCAAAAATTTGTTCAGGAAAAGCATTGAGAATTCTGGACTTGGGGTTTAATCATCTCAACGGTAGCATCCCATCCAATGTTGTGGACTGCCCAAGTCTGGAGAGAGTCATTGTCGAAAACAATAACCTTGATGGGTCTATTCCGCAATTTAAAAACTGTGCAAATCTAAGTTATATGGATCTGAGCCACAATTCCTTAAGTGGTAACATTCCTGCAAGCTTCAGCAGATGTGTAAACATTACTGAGATAAACTGGTCAGAGAACAAGCTATCTGGGGCAATACCACCTGAAATTGGAAACTTAGTGAATCTGAAAAGACTTGACCTCTCACACAACGTATTACATGGTTCAGTTCCTGTGCAGATTTCCAGTTGCTCCAAGTTGTATTCACTTGATTTGAGTTTTAACTCTTTGAATGGTTCGGCCCTTAGCACAGTAAGCAACTTGAAGTATCTGACACAACTACGATTGCAAGAGAATAGATTCAGCGGAGGCTTTCCTAAGTCTCTCTCCCAATTGGAAATGCTTATTGAGCTGCAACTTGGTGGAAATATTATTGGGGGTAGTATCCCTTCATCATTAGGACAGCTGGTGAAACTGGGCACAGCCTTGAACCTTAGTAGCAATGGTCTAATTGGTGATATTCCACCACAATTGGGCAATTTAGTGGACTTGCAAAACTTAGATTTGTCATTTAATAATCTCACAGGAGGCCTTGCTACATTGAGAAGTCTAGGTTTTTTGCATGCCTTGAATGTTTCTTACAACCAATTTAGTGGACCTGTCCCAGATAATCTTCTGAAGTTTCTGAGTTCGACACCAAATTCTTTTAATGGAAACCCAGGCCTCTGTGTCTCTTGCAGCACCAGTGATTCTTCTTGCATGGGAGCTAATGTTTTGAAACCTTGTGGTGGGTCGAAGAATAGGGGTGTGCATGGCCGATTCAAAATTGTCCTCATAGTTCTTGGTTCATTATTTGTGGGAGCAGTTTTGGTACTTGTACTGTGTTGCATCTTTCTGAAATCTCGAGATCGGAAGAAAAATACTGAGGAAGCAGTCAGTAGTATGTTTGAAGGTTCCTCATCTAAATTAAATGAGATTATAGAGGCTACTGAAAATTTTGATGACAAGTATATCATCGGTACAGGTGGTCACGGAACTGTTTACAAGGCAACACTGAGGTCAGGAGATGTTTATGCTATAAAGAAACTTGTGATTTCTGCACACAAAGGTTCATACAAAAGCATGGTTAGGGAACTGAAGACACTAGGAAAAATTAAGCACAGAAACTTGATAAAGTTGAAAGAATTTTGGTTCAGACGTGATAATGGATTCATACTGTATGATTTTATGGAAAAAGGTAGCCTTCATGATGTGCTGCATGTAATTCAGCCAGCACCAACTTTGGACTGGTGTGTGAGGTATGACATAGCCCTCGGCACCGCCCATGGGTTAGCATATCTTCACGATGACTGCCGCCCTGCGATCATTCACCGTGATATcaagccaagtaatatactgCTGGACAAGGACATGGTGCCACATATTTCAGACTTTGGCATTGCAAAGCTCATGGACCAGCCTTCTACTGCTTCACAGACCACTGGAATCGTTGGAACCATTGGATATATGGCCCCAG AATTGGCGTTTTCCACCAAGAGCAGCATGGAGTCCGACGTATACAGCTACGGCGTGGTGCTACTGGAGCTGCTCACCAGGAGGACGGCGGTGGATCCTTCGTTCCCCGACAGCACGGACATAGTTGGCTGGGTGTCGTCCGCGCTAAACGGCACCGACAAAATCGAGGCCGTCTGCGACCCAGCCCTCATGGAGGAAGTCTTCGGCACGGTGGAGATGGAGGAGGTGCGCAAGGTGCTGTCGGTGGCGCTGCGGTGCGCGGCCAGGGAGGCGAGCCAAAGGCCGTCCATGGCCGACGTCGTGAAGGAGCTGACGGGCGTACGGCTTGCCACTGGCAGTGGCGGCGGCCGGTCGTTGTCCAAGTCGAAGCAGGGGAAACCGGGATCGCAATCCCACAGCAGCGCGTACTAG
- the LOC8080623 gene encoding receptor-like protein kinase has translation MRLVLWLWFLLFSTLVWSSWSLSSDGAALLALSKSLILPRSLRSNWSASDATPCTWNGVGCNGRNRVISLDLSSSQVSGSIGPDIGRLKYLQVLILSTNNISGLIPLELGNCNMLEQLDLSQNLLSGNIPASMGNLKKLSLLSLYSNSLNGTIPEELFKNQFLEEVYLHDNQLSGSIPFAVGEMTSLKSLWLHENLLSGVLPSSIGKCTKLEELYLLYNQLSGSLPETLSEIKGLRVFDATRNSFTGEINFSFENCKLEIFILSFNYIKGEIPSWLVNCRSLQQLGFVNNSLSGKIPTSIGLLTNLTYLLLSQNSLSGPIPPEIGKCRSLTWLELDSNQLEGTIPKELANLWNLTRLFLFENRLMGEFPENIWSIQTLESVLIYSNGFTGKLPSVLAELKYLENITLFDNFFTGVIPQELGVNSPLVQIDFTNNSFVGGIPPKICSGKALRILDLGFNHLNGSIPSNVVDCPSLERVIVENNNLDGSIPQFKNCANLSYMDLSHNSLSGNIPASFSRCVNITKINLSENKLSGEIPTFLGLLSNLRYLILSQNSLSGPIPRELGNLVNLKRLILRDNNLSGSVM, from the exons ATGAGGCTAGTTTTGTGGCTTTGGTTCCTGCTGTTTTCCACATTAGTTTGGTCATCTTGGAGTTTGAGTTCAGATGGTGCAGCCCTTCTTGCTCTGTCCAAAAGCCTCATACTGCCAAGGTCCCTAAGGTCCAACTGGAGTGCTTCTGATGCAACTCCTTGTACATGGAACGGTGTTGGTTGCAATGGAAGGAACAGAGTCATTTCTCTTGACCTATCATCATCACAGGTTTCAGGATCTATAGGACCAGATATAGGGCGTCTGAAATACCTGCAAGTTCTCATTTTGTCTACTAACAACATATCTGGTTTGATTCCTCTAGAATTAGGCAACTGCAATATGCTTGAACAATTGGATTTGTCCCAAAACTTGCTTTCTGGCAATATACCAGCATCAATGGGCAACCTCAAGAAATTGTCATTACTGTCACTGTACTCTAACTCTTTGAATGGAACAATACCAGAGGAGTTGTTCAAGAACCAGTTTCTGGAGGAAGTGTACCTACATGACAATCAGCTCAGTGGTTCGATACCCTTCGCGGTTGGTGAAATGACAAGCCTTAAGTCATTGTGGTTGCATGAAAATTTGTTGTCTGGAGTTTTGCCCAGTTCAATTGGCAAGTGCACTAAGTTGGAGGAGCTGTATCTACTCTATAATCAACTGAGTGGCAGTCTTCCAGAAACCTTGAGTGAGATCAAAGGCCTCAGGGTTTTTGATGCCACTAGAAATAGCTTCACAGGCGAGATCAATTTCAGTTTCGAGAACTGCAAGCTGGAAATATTCATCTTGTCATTCAATTATATAAAGGGAGAAATTCCATCATGGCTGGTGAATTGCAGGAGCTTGCAACAGCTTGGATTTGTCAATAATAGTCTGTCTGGCAAAATTCCAACTTCTATTGGCTTATTGACCAACCTCACATATCTTTTACTTTCACAGAACTCCCTGTCTGGGCCGATTCCACCTGAGATTGGTAAATGCCGGTCGTTGACATGGCTAGAGTTGGATTCAAATCAGCTGGAGGGCACTATTCCTAAAGAGTTGGCAAATTTATGGAACTTAACGAG GCTCTTTCTCTTTGAGAATCGTCTCATGGGAGAGTTTCCTGAGAATATTTGGAGTATCCAAACCCTCGAGAGTGTGCTTATTTATAGCAACGGATTCACAGGGAAGCTGCCTTCAGTGTTAGCTGAGCTGAAGTACCTGGAGAACATTACACTGTTTGATAATTTCTTCACTGGAGTAATACCACAGGAGCTGGGTGTTAATAGCCCCTTGGTGCAGATAGATTTCACAAATAACAGTTTTGTTGGTGGTATCCCACCAAAAATTTGTTCAGGAAAAGCATTGAGAATTCTGGACTTGGGGTTTAATCATCTCAACGGTAGCATCCCATCCAATGTTGTGGACTGCCCAAGTCTGGAGAGAGTCATTGTCGAAAACAATAACCTTGATGGGTCTATTCCGCAATTTAAAAACTGTGCAAATCTAAGTTATATGGATCTGAGCCACAATTCCTTAAGTGGTAACATTCCTGCAAGCTTCAGCAGATGTGTAAACATTACTAAGATAAACTTGTCAGAGAACAAGCTGTCTGGCGAAATTCCAACTTTTCTCGGTTTATTGAGCAACCTCAGATATCTTATACTTTCTCAAAACTCTCTGTCTGGTCCGATCCCTCGTGAGCTCGGAAACTTGGTGAATCTGAAACGACTAATTCTCAGAGATAACAATCTTAGTGGATCAGTTATGTAA